acggttcaatttctacgtcatactgggtggggttaaccgactaaaagggataagtgtccatatctattgaaccaagcaagacagaatcgattttatttttgcagatggtaggtttttatgtgtatattaatccaaaagctgatccaagattctatcgctaacggttcaatttctacgtcatactgtgtggggttaaccgactaaaagggataagtgtccatatctattgaaccacgcaaaacagaatcgattttgtttttgcagatggtaggtttttctgtgtatattaatccacaagctgatccaaggttctatcgctaacggttcgatttctacgtcatactgggtggggttaaccgactaaaagggataagtgtccatatctattgaaccgagcaagacagaatcgattttatttttgcagatggtaggtttttctgtgtatattaatccacaagctgatccaagattctatcgctaacggttcaatttctacgtcatactgggtggggttaaccgactaaaagggataagtgtccatatctattgaaccaagcaagacagaatcgattttgtttttgcagatgataggtttttatgtgtatattaatccacaagctgacccaagattctatcgctaacggttcaatttctacgtcatactaggtggggttaaccgactaatagggataagtgtccatatctattgaaccaaggaaggtagaatcgaatttatttttgcagatggtaggtttttatgtgcatattaatccacaagctgacccaaggttctatcgctaacggttcaatttctacgtcaaactgggtggggttaaccgactaaaagggataagtgtctatatctatttaaccaagcaagatagaatcgattttgtttttgcagatgataggtttttatgtgtatattaatccacaagctgatccaaggttctatcgctaacggttcaatttctacgttatactgggtggggttaaccgactaaaagggataagtgtccatatcttttgaaccaagcaagatagaatcgattttatttttgcagatggtaggtttttatgtctatattaatccacaagctgatccaagattctatcgctaacggttcaatttctacgtcataaaagggataagtgttcatatctattgaaccaagcaaaatagaatcgattttatttttgcattataggtttttatgtgtttattaatccaaaagctgatccaaggttctatcgttagcggttcaatttctacgtcatactgggtggggttaaccgactaaaagggataagtgtccatatctattgaaccaagcaagacagaatcgattttatttttgcagatggtaggtttttatgtgtatattaatccaaaagatgatccaaggttctatcgctaacggttcaatttctacgtcatgctgggaggggttaaccgactaaaagggataagtgtccatatctattgaaccaagcaagacagaatcgattttatttttgcagatggtaggttcttatgggcatactaatccacgggctgatctaaggttctatcgctaacggttcaatttctacgtcaaactgggtggggttaaccgactaaaagggataagtattcatatctattgaaccaagcaagacagaatcgattttatttttgcagatggtaggtttttatgtgtatattaatccaaaagctgatccaagattctatcgctaacggttcaatttctacgtcatactgtgtggggttaaccgactaaaagggataagtgtccatatctattgaaccaagcaagacagaatcgattttgtttttgcagatggtaggtttttttgtgtatattaatccacaagctgatccaaggttctatcgctaacggttcaatttctacgtcatactgggttgggttaaccgactaaaagggataagtgtccatatctattgaaccaagcaagacagaatcgattttatttttgcagatggtaggtttttctgtgtatattaatccacaagctgatccaaggttctatcgctaacggttcaatttctacgtcatactgggtggggttaaccgactaaaagggataagtgtccatatctattgaaccaagcaaggcagaatcgattttgtttttgcagatgataggtttttatgtgtatattaatccacaagctgacgcaagattctatcgctaacggttcaatttctacgtcatactaggtggggttaaccgactaatagggataagtgtccatatctattgaaccaaggaaggtagaatcgaatttgtttttgcaaatggtaggtttttatgtgcatattaatccacaagctgacccaaggttctatcgctaacggtccaatttctacgtcaaactgggtggggttaaccgactaaaagggataagtgtccatatctattgaaccatgcaagatagaatcgattttgtttttgcacatgctaggtttttatgtgtatattaatccacaagctgatccaaggttctatcgctaacggttcaatttctacgttatactgggtggggttaaccgactaaaagggataagtgtccatatctattgaaccaagcaagatagaatcgattttatttttgcagatggtaggtttttatgtgtatattaatccacaagctgatccaagattctatcgctaacggttcaatttctacgtcatactaggtggggttaaccgactaatagggataagtgtccatatctattgaaccaagcaaggtagaatcgaatttatttttgtagatggtaggtttttatgtgcatattaatccacaagctgacccaaggttctatcgctaacggttcaatttctacgtcaaactgagtggggttaaccgactaaaagggataagtgtccatatctattgaaccatgcaagatagaatcgattttatttttgcagatggtaggtttttatgtgtatattaatccacaagctgatccaagattctatcgctaacggttcaatttctacgtcattctaggtggggttaaccgactaatagggataagtgtccatatctattgaaccaagcaaggtagaatcgaatttatttttgcagatggtaggtttttatgtgcatattaatccacaagctgacccaaggttctatcgcttacggttcaatttctacgtcaaactgggtggggttaaccgactaaaagggataagtgtccatatctattgaactaagcaagacagaatcgattttatttttgcagatggtaggtttttatgtgtatattaatccactagctgatccaaggttctatcgctaacggttcaatttctacgtcatactgggtggggttaaccgactaaaagggataagtgtccatatctattgaaccatgcaagatagaatcgattttatttttgcagatggtaggcttttatgtgcatattaatccacaagctgacccaaggttctatcgctaacggttcaatttctacgtcaaactgggtggggttaaccgactaaaagggataagtgtccatatctattgaactaagcaagacagaatcgattttatttttgcagatggtaggtttttatgtgtatattaatccactagctgatccaaggttctatcgctaacggttcaatttctacgtcatactgggtggggttaaccgactaaaagggataagtgtccatatctattgaactaagcaagacagtatcgattttatttttgcagatggtaggtttttatgtgtatattaatccactagctgatccaaggttctatggctaacggttcaatttctacgtcatactgtgtggggttaaccgactaaaagggataaatgttcatatctattgaactaagcaagacagtatcgattttatttttgcagatggtaggtttttatgtgtatattaatccactagctgatccaaggttctatggctaacggttcaatttctacgtcaaactgggtgaggttaaccgactaaaagggataagtgtctggCTAAACGAGCGTGGCAACACCAGCACACTGGCAGATGCAACCCTGCCACCCACTTAACACACCACACACTGACACTAACACGTTCACACACATAAATTGTCACACCACACATATACCTTCATATATAAACTTTTtcacaatttgtaaaattttgtacgATACAGTCGATCTTGGCGCGCAATCGCAACGCATTTAAATATACCAATTTCGTTTTAAAATCATTCCTTTTCTtatcattttttcttttatttgtcttGCGGATCTGATTCAATCGTTCGAGTGCAAGGTGAGTGCAGTGAACAGTGAAAAAAAAAGGGCTAAAGGAATATCTATGGTCCATCAAGCCGTAAAGAAAGGCACCTATGGacagtgaaaacaaaaaataaaaaacaagagaCAATACagtccacacaaaaaaaaaattaaataacataaatatTATACAAAAGCCCAAGTGCAAAATAGTTACAAGTGCActaacaaaatatacataaaatacatacattgaacataaaaaattaataagtCAAAAATAATACGGGCGcgataaatatttacaaaaacaacaaagcatATACGGGtcttaaaacacaaaaaatcacataaaataaaacaaacagaaCGGGCGCGAAAGCCTCAAAAACATatgaaacatatatatatatataactacagtGAAACTGGATAAACATtagggtgaaaaaaaaaaaaaataaatattttattaaaaatccgcaaaacacaatattttaaaaatatttattaaacgcttaaaaaattaaattgaggATTAAAAATAATTCCGGGCGTGTATTTAtaacacaaacaaaaattaacaaaaaataccTTAAAACTTACTTAAAAACTAATACCAACAACACAGGTACTCACTCTAACCCCTGATAGATTGCGGTAAGTTTTATCTAACCAATAGTAGAATTGCCTtagtggaaaagaaaaaaaaggaagcAAATACTTTAACAATAAATTGTTATTCCCTAACGGCTAATAAATTTTTTCCTGTGCTAGCACAATAGCAAATCCAAAAAGACCGCTGTAATTGCAAGTATATACTTGCCAATATTGTCCCGCAATACCCCTTCGCCTTTCAAAAAGAGCTCGAAGCAGGATtgcttaacaaaaaaatatatatatatacatatatataagtataaaaaattaattgcggcaaaaattataaatataaatttatagtCCCGTTGTTTGCACCCAAAAAGaacataatatacatattttgatcAACCTTATATCTAAACATACGGTAAAATAAACTATTGAGCCCATATACAAATCATACAAAATATAGATCCATAATAAAGgacaacacacaaaaaaaaaacaacccatCTACTGCTTATTTTTCTGGTTGCTAAGCGCAACTTAATcacgataaaacaaaaacaaattaacatTCAAGTTTTCACTTGCAAATTTATCCCGCAATACCCCCTCTGCTTGCGTCTCTTAACATATCCATAAGTCAAGCAAAGGCAGGATTGTGTAAACTAAATAAGCAGTAggcacaagaaaaaggaaaaataataatcatttccAACGCACTTTACTTTACCTACTTAgtacttaaatacatatattacaAAGCATATTCAGGGTAAAATTTGCACAAACAAATAAACGCTTGGTCAGCGACAAAGctgcaatataagaaaaaacccaaatcacCAGTTCCTTGACTTTAAAGGaaagaaaaccaaaacaaaacaaatttgttATTTATCTATTGTTCTAgacatacaaataaacaaacacacTAACTTGTGTTTAGCCACCTCCGCAATAGCttaataaacaaacatacatatatacaagtaaGGTAATAACCGGTCTTACTTGAAGCGCAACCCAACAAACTTTTTTAGCATAAAAGCATTAAGTTTGATAAAACATAAACAAAGATCTGTTTGATTGCATATTTATTGCATTAGttaattacttaaattaataCCGCGTTAGAAACTACAGTCGCGCgcaaaacaaaagaaacaaaaaaaatataaatacaaaattacatatcataattaaatttgtacctctatatttgcatttattataaacgcgaaaaaaaaaaaaaaaatttatttaaaataaaaacaacttcCACTTAGTCAAGAAAACAAAGCCacaaatatattacatatataacacatttttgaaataaatgtcAACTGACCCTAAAACGCCTCTTTTAATTGCACCAAAAATGGGTGATGAAGAAAAACCCCAAGGTACCCCTGCAGACGCTACACGCGCAAAACAGggttcaaaagccaaaaaagggAAAGATTTTTCAGCTGCAAAATTCATTGCAGAAAGTGACAGTGTCATAAAATACTGCACTAGATTCTCCTCATTACCTATAGAGGAAAACACGGAATCGGTTCTCGAGGTAAAAGAAAAATCGCTTGAAAGATTTTGGACACGACTCCAATCTGCGTATGACGCAATTATCGAAACCGACGATTCAGAGTTACCTGACCATTTTAAAGACTCGGCGTATTCAAAATACGAAAACTGCTTAGACCGATACGAAGAAACAAAGGCTATGATCTCCGATCAACTCAAACTTCTAAAGCCGGTTACTGCACCTACTCCACCTCAACGAGTAGAGCTGCCCCAAATACGAAATAACGAAGCAAGTTCAGGTATATATCTTAAAGTACCAGCATGTgataccgaagtatttcatgggggttatgaacaatggccgtccttccgggaCATGTTTACAGCCGTATATATAAATCACCCAAAGTTATCACAAGCCCAAAAATTATACCATTTAAGAAATAAAACCAAAGGTCAAGCAGGGGCTATAGTAAAACAATTCGCACTTAATGACGACAATTTTAATCTGGCTTGGGAAGCGTTAAAGAGTAGATATGAAAATGAAAGAGTGTTGGTTGATAAACAAATAACCACATTAATGAACTTgccaaaaattcaaaaagaaacaaGTGAGGAATTTCTTAAATTACAAGCAACAGTTACAAACTGTTTGTCGGTTCTAGCAACCCAAAATATTCCCACTGAAAACTGGGACCCCATTCTGGTAAATATTTGCGCTGCCACACTACCAGAAAAATCATTAATTTTATGGGAGCAATCTCTCTCATCCCGGAAAAAATGCCCAACGTGGCAACAAATGAAAGATTTCCTCACCACCCAGTTCGAAATCGCAGAACGGGTAGATAATAAAGCAACAAAGCCAAAAAATATGCaacaaatgcaaaacaaaaacttCTTTAAACCCCAAGCCAATAATTATAATTCAAACAATAAGAGTTTCAATAGAAACCAGTCGTTCACTTCAGAACAACGAAGATATCCGTCATGCGAACTGTGCAATGGAGGTCATGCAATAAGATCTTGCGAGAAATTTAAAAACTTGTCAGTAAATGAGAGAAATAATCTGGTTAGAACCAAAAAACTCTGTACGAACTGCTTATCTAGTACTCATTCGCTACAGAATTGTCCGAGCAAATACAGCTGCTCACATTGCCAAAGGAGACATAATTCGTTGCTCCATAataacaattataataataaccAAAATAGCTTTAACGCTAAAAGAACCACAGGACTAGCTGCAACTGCTACGTCTGAAAATCCCGAAACGGGAAATCCCGAAAATTGCCAAGAACAACCATGTTGTTCAAAATCTGCCAACATTCAAACGCTTCATTCCGATAATGAAAGCAaaaccttactacccacagcaattGTTTCTATAGAACACCGAGGAGAATTGTTTAAATTAAGAGCCCTTATAGATCAAGGATCACAGCGATCCTTCATAACCTCTAAGGTTCAAAACAGGTTGAATCTGCCAACCAGACCAGCCAATTTCGAAATTTCAGGTATGGGCGGAAGAGTAGTACAAAACTCAACTAAAATCTGCCTCATTACCCTGGTTTCTCACAACGCCGATCAAAGAATAAAAGCACATGCTATAGTTCTACCACGACTTACAAATGTGCTTCCAAGCTATAACATTAGCAGCAAGCATTGGCAAAAGTTTTCGCATCTGAAACTAGCCGACCCTAATTGCCATACACCAGATCAAATCGACATATTATTGGGAAGCGACTTAAtcccccaaataatattagaagGTGTTGAGAAAATTTCCAACACCCTTTTGGCCCAAAATACCGTTTTCGGATGGATTTTAAGCGGCCAAGTcaaagagaaaatcttcacattcACAACGCAAGTGGAAGATATTTCGAATGACGATCTTAACtcacaattgaaaaaattttgggaaGTGGAAGAACTCCCTCCCATACCCGTTACTACACCTGAAGATAAGTATTGTGAAGCTTTCTATGAATCCACAACTACAAGATCAGGTAACGGGAGGTACGTCGTTCGACTACCATTTAAACACCAATATCCAGATACACTCGCCTTAGGTCAATCACGAACCTCAGCACTTCAGCAATTTCTAAGTATGGAAAGAAACTTACTTAAGAAAGGCGATCTAAAAACCTCATATGATAACGTCCTCGAGGAATACCTACAATTAGATCATATGGAAGCAGTAGATtcctatgaaaaaattgcaaacggtAAATATAAATCATTTTATCTCCCACACCATGCAGTTATTAAACCTGAAAAACTTACAACAAAAGTAAGagtggtatttaatgcatctaAAAGAACGAACTCGGGCAATTCACTAAATGATGTTCTATATACGGGACCAACATTGCAACCCGACTTAATGCTACTGATTTTACAGTGGCGTACGTATAAATACGTATTCAATGGTGACGTCGAAAAAATGTACAGACAAATCCTTGTACATACAGACGACCAAGATTACCAACGTATAATATTTCGTAATTCACCTAGTAGTCCGATACGAGACTACAAACTGAAAACGGTGACATTTggcgtaaactgcgccccctttcTGGCCATTCGAACATTGCATGAACTAGCAAAAGATACCAAAGCGCAACTACCTCTAGCCGCCCCGGTGCTTAGCTCTCAaacatatgtagacgacatccTGTCTGGAAGTCATAGCCTTTCCCTAGCGTGTGAATCACTGCATCAAGTCATCAAAGCTCTTGATTCAGCAGGTTTCCCGTTAAAAAAGATaactgcaaaccatccagaaatactggcaaatataaataaagagcATCTATTAGAtacaaactttttgaaatttgaaaaagagaGCACCACCAAAACCTTGGGCATACAGTGGAATGCGATATCAGATCAATTCTCATACACGCTTGAGTCAAGATCTGCAATATCAGCAAAAACGAAAAGACAAATTCTGTCATCTgtggcaaaacttttcgaccccgcaggatggcttgcgCCAATTATGATACAAGCGAAAATCCTTATACAAGAATTATGGCTAGATGGAACAGATTGGGATGAAGTAGTCAAACCACTTCGGTTAATAAAATGGTCCCAATTTGCAAATAACTTGCATACTATCTCCGAGATACAAATACCTCGGTGGGTGAACTTCTCACCCGATCATCATGTGGAACTCCACGGCTTctgcgatgcttcggaaaaagcatactgcGCAGCTATTTATATACGAACGCAACACAATGACAGAACTACAAGCCATTTATTAGTTGCAAAAGGCAAGGTCGCACCCCTTAAAACCGTAAGCCTTCCACGGCTTGAGCTATGCGGAGCACTTCTGCTCGCCAAGCTAGCCTCAACCGTACAAAGCAGCTTAAAGCTAAGCAATCGAAAATTATATCTGTGGTCTGATTCAGAAATTGTCTTAGCTTGGTTAGAAAACCCACCGCATACCTGGAAGACATACGTGTCAAACCGCACGGCTCAAATTCTTGACCTAGTTGGGCCAGCAACTTGGCGACATGTAGCCAGTGCTGATAACCCTGCGGATCTTGGCACAAGAGGCTGCAAACCACTGCACCTAACAACCACAACACTTTGGTGGAATGGCCCTAATTGGCTAATAGAATCACCAGAATCATGGCCAAAGTCCCCTGCACGTAATATCATAGCCCCGGAAAGTCGAAGAATCGAAGGCTTCCATGCGACTCTGGAGGAAAACGACAtccttgagcgattttcgtcgttCCCCCGAGCGTTAAGGGTAATAGCGTATATGTTTCAATTTGTAGATCGCTTAAAGAATAAAGTAAGAGGAATCCCAAATACCTCAAGTTATGCTCTAACGCATCAAGATGTGCAGCGGGCAAAAATATCCTTAATCGAATTCACACAAAATCGATATTACAACAGTGAAAAGGCATTGTTGACGGAATCAAAGCCGATTGACAAAAAGAGCCCACTGTTAGTGCTTACCCCCTTTTTAGACTCGAAGGGTCTGCTTCGGGCCAATGGTAGACTAGCAAACTCCAATATGAGCTACAATGAGCGGCATCCTATATTAATTCCGGAAAAATCCGCATTTGCCACACTTTTTATTAATTACCTGCATATATTAATGTTACACGCCGAACCTCGGCTAATGCAACAAATGATCCGACAGGAATTTTATATACCCCGACTAAAGCCGTTAATAAAAAGGTGCATTTTCATGTGTAAAGTATGCACATTGCATAAACAGAAGATGCGCACGCAGATCATGGCAGctttaccacctgagcgctgcaatttcactCTGCCCTTCACTATCACGGGTGTTGATTTTGCCGGACCTTTCCAGCTAAAGGCCTCGATGCTAAGGTCTTCTACCATAACGAAGGGTTACGTGGCCGTCTTTGTATGTTTTACGACAAAAGCGGTGCACTTAGAGTTATGTTCTGATCTTACTACTTCAGCTTTTCTCGCGGCATTTGCACGCTTTGTCGGACGGCGAGGATTTCCCTCAAAAATCATGAGCGACAATGGAAAAACCTTTATCGGTGCAAAAAGAGCCACCGAAAAGGAGTTCATCCAATTCGCTCAGCAAGTCTCGCCGGAAATCATTAAAAAATACGCACCCCAAGGCATTAACTGGCAATTTATTCCCCCCAGTGCACCACACATGGGTGGACTATGGGAATCAGCAGTAAAAAGctttaaattacattttaagAAAACAGCTGGCAATAATAAATTTACATTTGAAGAGTTTACGACTCTTTTAACACGAGTGGAAGCCGTTCTAAATTCCCGGCCACTCTCAGCGCTCTCGCAAGACCCCTCCGATTTTACAGCCCTTACTCCTGGGCATTTTCTGAGAGGAGCTCCACTTCTGGCTATCCCTGACGCAAATGTGGACTCACTATCCCTCATAAATCGATGGGAACGAATTAAAATTATCCATCACGAATTCAGTCGCCGATGGAAGGAGGAATATCTAAAAGACCTCCTTAAACGATATCGATGGAAAAATACACAAGAAGCTCCAAAAATTGGAGAATGCGTCCTAATTCATGACGAATGTCTCCCTCCAACTGAATGGCGGCTAGGTCGCATTGAAAAGGTACATTATGGCTCCGACGGTTACATCCGAGTAGTTGACCTGCGTACGCAAAACGGTACACTCACTCGACCGCTCGTAAAGCTTTGCTTTTTACCTATCGACCCTAACACCGATAATATTAATCACACAAATATCTAATGGCATAAAAATAAACCAAACCTAAACAAATTAACCGATCTAAACGAATATGCTTTAAAACCCAATCGAAAACAGCTTAAATGATAAATAAGATATTTATAttgatatatttacatatgtccatAAAGCTGCTTCTATCAAGCAATCAATATGCCCTTATGAGACACTAAAGTCCATTCTTTCTCCATACAGGGTATCATGGACATGGAAGTGGATGAAGCCGCCCCAAAACCCACCATCCGCTCAGCGGTTACCGTTCCCCGAGCACGCGCAACCCCGACAGCAGCGCCGCGCAACGCTGCATCCCGAGCAACGGGCCCACCGGACCAAAGTCCTCGTCCTGCATCGCAGAGGTCTAACATAGCGGCCACTCCGCAAACGCCACAAAGGGATCCGGTAGTGGCACATGGCGTGCGCTGCCCACTCTGCCGCCGCCCACATGCGCTACGCCTATGCGCAATATTTCGTGGCATGCAACCGATTCAACGGCAGCAGGTGGCACAAGCGCACGGCCATTGTCTAAATTGCTTGGCATTGTGGCATGCAACGACGGAGTGTACCTCCAGCACATTATGCCAACTGTGTGACAGGCCACACCATACCCTGCTCCACCGGACACCAAGGCGCAACGTCGCCGTCGTGCCATCACCACGCAACAACGTGCGTCAACGGCCACGCACTCATCACCAACCACAAGCACCACTTCCCTATTGGCAGCAGAACCAGCATCCAAGGCAGTGGACCCACCCAGGGGCCCGCTATCGCCCTCAAGCATCACCTCGTCGACCATCAACCACGCAGCGCAGCCGTCGCCCATCAGGGCTAAGTAACGTCGTGGCAACCCTGCAGCAGCTACAACGATTGCTAGGCTGATCACTCGCCTAGGGGGCCGGGATGGCTAAACGAGCGTGGCAACACCAGCACACTGGCAGATGCAACCCTGCCACCCACTTAACACACCACACACTGACACTAACACGTTCACACACATAAATTGTCACACCACACATATACCTTCATATATAAACTTTTtcacaatttgtaaaattttgtacgATACAGTCGATCTTGGCGCGCAATCGCAACGCATTTAAATATACCAATTTCGTTTTAAAATCATTCCTTTTCTtatcattttttcttttatttgtcttGCAGATCTGATTCAATCGTTCGAGTGCAAGGTGAGTGCAGTGAACAGTGAAAAAAAAAGGGCTAAAGGAATAtctagtgtccatatctattgaaccaagcaatacagaatcgattttatttttgcagatggtaggtttttctgtgtatattaatccacaagtgatccaaggttccatcgctaacggttcaatttctacgtcatactgggtggggttaaccgactaaaagggataagtgtccatatctattgaaccatgcaagatagaatcgattttgtttttgcagatgataggtttttatgtgtatattaatccacaagctgatccaagattctctcgctaacggttcaatttctacgtcatactgtgtggggttaaccgactaaaagggataagtgttcatatctattgaaccaagcaagacagaatcgagtttgtttttgcagatgataggtttttttgtgtatattaatccacaagctgatccaagattctatcgctaacggttcaatttctacgtcaaactgggtggggttaaccgactaaaagggataagtgtccatat
Above is a genomic segment from Eurosta solidaginis isolate ZX-2024a unplaced genomic scaffold, ASM4086904v1 ctg00001660.1, whole genome shotgun sequence containing:
- the LOC137236277 gene encoding uncharacterized protein; the protein is MDMEVDEAAPKPTIRSAVTVPRARATPTAAPRNAASRATGPPDQSPRPASQRSNIAATPQTPQRDPVVAHGVRCPLCRRPHALRLCAIFRGMQPIQRQQVAQAHGHCLNCLALWHATTECTSSTLCQLCDRPHHTLLHRTPRRNVAVVPSPRNNVRQRPRTHHQPQAPLPYWQQNQHPRQWTHPGARYRPQASPRRPSTTQRSRRPSGLSNVVATLQQLQRLLG